In one window of Hyla sarda isolate aHylSar1 chromosome 1, aHylSar1.hap1, whole genome shotgun sequence DNA:
- the GP1BB gene encoding platelet glycoprotein Ib beta chain — protein MGSMMHWFLCLLVSLLPIVSGCPSHCSCSSGIVDCSYKDLTSSSLPSSFPTSTQVIRLEQNNLLSMPNGLLDHLPNLQEVYLQHNPWHCDCDILYLRSWLQGQQKKGLYRDVTCASPEPLQGRVIMYLTEDELMTTCQYWYCNLALISQLCLLIFIVVQGILLIFIILSLRRFQKIAREARRTAKELQQNSENYTYDNSIPLYNYDRT, from the coding sequence ATGGGGAGCATGATGCACTGGTTCTTGTGCCTTCTAGTCTCTTTGCTTCCCATAGTCTCTGGATGTCCCTCTCACTGCAGCTGTAGCTCTGGAATTGTAGACTGCAGCTATAAGGACCTTACCAGCAGTTCTCTGCCGTCCTCTTTCCCCACTTCCACTCAGGTCATCCGTCTGGAGCAGAATAACCTATTGTCTATGCCTAATGGTCTTCTAGACCACCTTCCAAACCTTCAAGAGGTCTACCTTCAGCACAACCCTTGGCACTGTGACTGTGACATCCTTTATCTGCGTAGTTGGCTACAAGGGCAGCAGAAAAAAGGACTGTACCGTGATGTGACTTGTGCATCTCCTGAGCCTCTACAAGGGAGGGTTATCATGTACCTGACAGAGGACGAACTTATGACCACCTGCCAGTACTGGTACTGCAACCTTGCTTTGATCTCCCAGCTCTGCCTCCTTATCTTTATTGTAGTACAAGGCATTCTGCTAATCTTCATCATTCTCTCATTGCGTCGTTTCCAGAAGATTGCTAGAGAAGCACGACGCACAGCCAAGGAACTGCAACAGAACTCTGAGAACTACACCTATGATAATAGCATTCCATTATACAACTACGATAGGACATAA